A single genomic interval of Candidatus Bathyarchaeum sp. harbors:
- the pstC gene encoding phosphate ABC transporter permease subunit PstC has translation MSNKTLKKLSFFFANLKSQPMTIVLFVCASFSIVILFLMLFFVAREGALAFSKFGPDLLFGQQWNLEANVFGGLPLLYGSLMVTFGALLIAIPIGVSTAIFVSEVLPFYLRDPIKSIIELLASIPSVIYGFIGLLIIVPFISSFFDIPSGQTALTASIILSLMTIPTIVSVSGEIISAVPKSYKEAALGLGATKWEAIKTIVLPISKSGILASIMLGFGRAIGETIAVSMVAGNQAHLATSYLDSVYTIPAFIATHMGEAAVGSLEYSALFGLGLILLIITFIVNTLADSVVKRGVQHG, from the coding sequence ATGAGCAACAAAACGCTCAAAAAACTTTCTTTCTTTTTTGCCAATCTTAAATCACAACCCATGACGATTGTTCTTTTTGTTTGTGCATCCTTTTCTATTGTTATTTTGTTTTTAATGCTCTTTTTTGTCGCCCGCGAAGGCGCCTTAGCCTTTTCAAAATTTGGACCTGATTTGCTCTTTGGGCAACAATGGAACCTAGAGGCCAACGTTTTTGGTGGGCTTCCCCTTCTGTATGGTTCCCTTATGGTTACTTTTGGTGCTTTGCTCATTGCAATTCCCATCGGGGTCAGCACCGCCATATTTGTTTCAGAAGTTTTACCCTTTTATTTGCGTGACCCCATAAAATCAATCATCGAACTTTTAGCATCTATCCCTTCAGTAATCTATGGATTCATTGGATTATTGATTATAGTTCCCTTCATTTCATCATTTTTTGATATACCCTCCGGGCAAACAGCTCTTACTGCCTCTATCATTTTGTCTTTGATGACTATCCCTACAATAGTCAGTGTTTCTGGAGAGATAATCTCAGCAGTGCCCAAAAGTTACAAAGAAGCCGCCCTTGGTCTGGGCGCTACCAAATGGGAAGCCATCAAAACTATTGTCTTGCCGATATCAAAGTCTGGAATCTTAGCAAGTATAATGTTAGGCTTTGGACGCGCAATCGGAGAAACCATTGCAGTATCTATGGTTGCGGGTAACCAGGCTCACCTCGCAACAAGTTACTTAGATTCAGTTTACACCATTCCTGCTTTTATTGCAACCCACATGGGAGAAGCAGCAGTGGGTAGCCTAGAATACAGCGCCCTTTTTGGTTTAGGGCTCATTTTGCTTATCATAACTTTTATCGTGAACACTTTAGCCGACAGTGTAGTAAAACGAGGTGTCCAACATGGGTAG
- a CDS encoding phosphate ABC transporter substrate-binding protein, whose protein sequence is MKSNKGISTMIAVIGMVVLLVAGLGIGYVMNSGTTDVSGDLYPEDSEWRTESINLAGSTTVLPVADSAALAFMNMYSGVTVTVQGGGSGTGYASALDGTVDIGMGSRGPKQSEIDSGDLWLHPLALDAVCVVVNPSVGSNIELTLEEVAMIFAGEYTNWNQVDSSLPDAEIYVVVRESGSGTRGTFEEYTIDEYDLEIDSTMVHEQPSNPAVRTAVKDTPNSIGYVGFGFLTNDIVAVSLAAEEGSAYVPATLENIQNGLYPISRLLYFITGSPIESGSLADRFISFVLSEDGQDIVEDEGFLRLPPSYNYP, encoded by the coding sequence ATGAAATCAAATAAAGGCATCTCAACAATGATTGCAGTTATCGGGATGGTAGTGCTTCTCGTAGCTGGATTAGGTATTGGATATGTCATGAACTCAGGAACAACTGATGTTTCTGGTGACTTGTATCCCGAAGACAGCGAATGGAGAACAGAATCTATCAATCTTGCTGGCTCAACAACTGTTTTGCCTGTAGCTGACTCCGCAGCTTTAGCATTTATGAACATGTATTCTGGAGTCACTGTAACCGTACAAGGTGGTGGCTCAGGAACAGGTTATGCCTCCGCTCTTGATGGCACCGTTGACATAGGTATGGGCTCACGTGGTCCTAAACAATCAGAAATTGACTCAGGAGACCTATGGCTACACCCCTTAGCCCTTGACGCCGTATGTGTGGTAGTTAACCCCTCAGTAGGAAGCAACATTGAACTAACCTTGGAAGAAGTTGCAATGATTTTTGCCGGAGAATACACAAACTGGAACCAAGTTGACTCCAGTCTACCTGACGCAGAAATCTATGTAGTTGTCCGAGAATCTGGTTCTGGAACCCGCGGAACCTTCGAAGAATACACAATCGACGAATATGACCTCGAAATTGACAGTACTATGGTTCATGAACAACCAAGCAATCCAGCAGTAAGAACCGCAGTAAAAGACACACCCAACTCAATAGGATATGTTGGTTTCGGATTCCTAACTAACGACATTGTTGCTGTATCCTTGGCAGCAGAAGAAGGCTCAGCATACGTTCCTGCAACTCTAGAAAACATTCAAAACGGACTTTACCCAATTTCGCGACTACTATACTTCATCACTGGAAGCCCAATTGAAAGTGGCTCCCTCGCTGACCGGTTTATCTCATTTGTTCTCAGTGAAGACGGACAAGACATCGTCGAAGACGAAGGATTCCTTAGACTACCCCCAAGCTACAACTATCCATAA
- a CDS encoding phosphate uptake regulator PhoU translates to MTHSQHSQNEETRKLQITGGSTYVISLPKKWVTQNRLEKGSPLLIRQEEKGSLEILPPEIARPEKSEEAMITVSPEDKSDEIIRKTVSVYLLGYNIIHIRAKNQQEILSTQRSDLKTFARNMLVGTEIVTDTSKALTLQVLLSYPELSVPSALRRMTIITSSMHKDAITALKNNDQQLAQFVRSTDYEVNRFHLYIIRQLKMAIRNPRIVTEIGLQHANDCLGYRLVTKMVERTADHATNIAKNVLKLKKPLNPEFLDAIQEMNKVAISSFETSIDSLFKRDYELADDVIAKGNRITELEKKALLTSKETNIEEATNSRLVIESVRRIAEYSMDIAEIVLNMTVDSVIS, encoded by the coding sequence TTGACTCATTCCCAACATAGTCAAAATGAGGAAACACGTAAACTCCAGATAACTGGAGGCTCTACATACGTAATTTCATTGCCAAAAAAGTGGGTTACCCAAAACAGATTAGAAAAAGGCAGCCCCTTACTTATCCGCCAAGAAGAAAAAGGCAGTTTAGAAATTTTGCCTCCAGAAATTGCCCGACCAGAAAAATCTGAAGAAGCAATGATTACAGTTAGCCCAGAGGATAAGTCAGATGAAATAATAAGAAAAACTGTTTCTGTTTATTTGTTGGGTTACAACATCATTCACATACGAGCTAAAAACCAGCAAGAAATTTTGTCCACTCAAAGAAGCGACCTGAAAACTTTTGCCCGAAACATGCTTGTGGGAACAGAAATAGTAACCGACACATCCAAAGCCTTGACACTACAAGTTTTGTTGAGTTATCCTGAATTGTCAGTTCCAAGTGCCTTGCGCAGAATGACAATAATTACGTCTTCGATGCATAAGGATGCTATAACTGCTCTGAAAAATAATGACCAGCAGTTAGCCCAATTTGTAAGGTCCACAGATTATGAAGTTAACAGATTTCACCTGTACATAATTCGGCAGTTGAAGATGGCAATCCGAAACCCAAGAATAGTTACAGAAATCGGATTGCAACACGCAAACGATTGTCTGGGCTACAGACTAGTAACAAAAATGGTTGAACGAACTGCCGACCACGCAACTAACATCGCAAAAAATGTCTTGAAGCTCAAAAAACCATTAAATCCAGAGTTTTTAGATGCAATACAAGAAATGAACAAAGTTGCGATTTCTTCTTTTGAAACCTCTATTGATTCTTTGTTCAAGAGAGACTACGAGTTAGCTGATGATGTCATCGCAAAGGGCAACAGGATAACTGAGTTAGAAAAGAAGGCATTACTGACTTCAAAAGAAACAAACATCGAAGAAGCAACCAACAGCCGACTGGTCATTGAGAGTGTCAGACGAATTGCAGAATACTCCATGGATATTGCAGAAATTGTCCTCAACATGACCGTGGATTCAGTGATATCATAG
- the pyrB gene encoding aspartate carbamoyltransferase, with product MQFKGRDIVSIKDFTRQEIDYILKTAAGMEQTAKNGSDMLHGKILATLFFEPSTRTRLSFEAAIHKLGGTAIGFAEPKVAAIKKGENLADTIRVVDNYADVLVLRHPLEGAARLAAEFSTVPVINAGSGAEEHPTQAMLDLYTILKEKKTIDGLNITLVGDLRYGRTVHSLAYALSLYNVNLFLVSPELLRMRREVTDVIKKSINITECTEVADVLPQTDVLYVTRIQEERFPDPAEYAKVKGTYKIGLDTLKDAKKDLIIMHPLPRVDEIQDEVDNTPHARYFQQVWNGVVMRTALLALLLGAKK from the coding sequence TTGCAGTTTAAGGGACGCGACATAGTTTCCATCAAAGATTTCACAAGACAAGAAATTGATTACATCCTCAAAACCGCCGCAGGTATGGAGCAAACCGCCAAAAATGGCTCCGACATGCTCCACGGAAAAATTTTAGCAACACTATTTTTTGAACCAAGCACAAGAACCCGCCTCAGCTTTGAAGCCGCAATTCACAAACTAGGAGGAACAGCCATAGGATTTGCTGAACCCAAAGTAGCAGCAATCAAAAAAGGCGAAAACTTGGCAGACACAATACGAGTTGTTGACAACTACGCAGATGTTCTGGTATTACGTCACCCCTTGGAAGGAGCTGCAAGGTTGGCTGCAGAATTTTCTACGGTTCCAGTAATAAACGCGGGTTCAGGAGCAGAAGAACACCCAACCCAAGCAATGTTGGATTTGTACACGATTCTTAAAGAGAAAAAAACCATCGATGGGTTAAACATCACCTTGGTTGGTGACTTACGGTATGGTCGCACGGTGCATTCGTTGGCGTATGCGTTGTCGTTGTATAACGTGAACTTGTTTTTGGTTTCCCCTGAGCTTCTGCGCATGCGAAGGGAAGTAACGGATGTCATCAAAAAGAGCATCAACATAACTGAGTGCACAGAAGTTGCGGATGTTTTGCCTCAAACTGATGTTTTGTATGTGACAAGAATCCAAGAAGAAAGATTCCCCGACCCCGCAGAATACGCCAAAGTAAAAGGAACATACAAAATTGGTCTGGACACCTTAAAGGATGCAAAAAAGGACTTGATTATAATGCATCCATTGCCCAGAGTGGACGAAATTCAAGACGAAGTTGACAACACGCCTCACGCTAGATATTTCCAGCAAGTTTGGAATGGTGTTGTTATGCGAACTGCCCTTTTGGCCCTTTTGTTGGGTGCAAAAAAGTAA
- a CDS encoding CBS domain-containing protein, with product MASTVVKDVLSTNFKSVKKDDTLSVCLSLFKAKPTPVIVVLNEKGKYVGVIAHRWIARSRYDPATTKVETLMHPAPTVAPEDSLSKVAQLMVTSGISQIPVFSQDKLIGVVTDDAIILGAVVGKWGDKTVSELMTKKPFFIEEDESVGAVLSLFREHGISHAPVLKDGTITGIVSVENVIESVFQPRQSQRNGDIAGEKAPVLSIPAKGIMTKPVITVQPETMLKDAVKIMQKNDITSLVVINKGRLAGILTKRDVLEPLAELETPEPKITVQFSTKGVGIKEMQRGFIMSEFEVFANKYQKILESGTLFVYMKTHGTNYKGEQLIHCRLQFRTRKGSFFSSNEGYGPEATFRTALSRLERQLLRSQELSHEPEYAKKYLRRIEFPTSEL from the coding sequence ATGGCCTCAACGGTAGTTAAAGACGTTTTGTCAACCAACTTTAAAAGCGTAAAAAAAGACGATACTCTTTCTGTGTGTCTTTCGCTTTTTAAAGCCAAACCCACCCCCGTAATTGTTGTTTTAAATGAAAAAGGAAAATACGTCGGTGTTATTGCCCACCGATGGATAGCCAGATCCCGCTACGACCCCGCTACAACAAAGGTAGAAACTTTGATGCACCCAGCGCCTACAGTAGCTCCCGAAGACTCCCTGAGCAAAGTTGCACAGTTGATGGTGACAAGCGGAATCAGCCAGATTCCAGTTTTCAGCCAAGACAAACTAATTGGAGTAGTCACAGACGACGCCATAATTCTAGGCGCAGTTGTGGGAAAGTGGGGAGACAAAACAGTTAGTGAATTAATGACCAAAAAACCGTTCTTCATCGAAGAAGATGAGTCAGTAGGAGCAGTCCTGAGTCTTTTCAGGGAACATGGAATTTCTCACGCCCCAGTTCTAAAAGACGGCACCATTACCGGAATTGTGTCAGTAGAAAACGTCATTGAAAGCGTCTTCCAACCAAGACAAAGCCAAAGAAACGGAGACATAGCAGGAGAAAAAGCTCCCGTTCTAAGCATTCCTGCCAAAGGAATAATGACCAAGCCAGTAATTACTGTTCAACCAGAAACGATGTTAAAAGATGCAGTAAAAATAATGCAAAAAAATGACATTACTTCGTTGGTTGTAATCAACAAAGGACGATTAGCCGGAATTTTAACAAAAAGGGACGTTCTTGAACCCTTGGCGGAGTTGGAAACTCCAGAACCAAAGATTACAGTGCAGTTTTCCACCAAAGGGGTGGGAATTAAAGAGATGCAACGGGGATTCATAATGAGTGAGTTTGAGGTTTTTGCCAACAAATACCAAAAAATCTTGGAGTCGGGAACTTTGTTTGTTTACATGAAAACCCATGGAACCAACTACAAAGGAGAGCAACTGATTCACTGTCGTCTGCAGTTTAGGACACGGAAGGGTTCTTTCTTCAGTTCTAACGAAGGATACGGGCCGGAAGCGACTTTTCGTACTGCATTAAGTCGGTTAGAAAGGCAACTTTTAAGAAGTCAAGAGTTGTCACATGAACCAGAATATGCTAAGAAATATTTACGACGAATTGAATTTCCTACATCAGAACTATAG
- a CDS encoding desulfoferrodoxin FeS4 iron-binding domain-containing protein codes for MTIEGKMYACKVCDNVVKVITPGKGILFCCDQPMQRVD; via the coding sequence GTGACAATCGAAGGAAAAATGTATGCGTGCAAAGTATGTGATAACGTTGTAAAGGTCATTACACCCGGAAAAGGGATTCTTTTCTGTTGCGACCAACCAATGCAACGAGTAGACTAA
- a CDS encoding flippase-like domain-containing protein: MVETDTSADNSEWLPKKQTSLKRAVPLLLLGLLVFVGYLYFFVDIPEMLKIIQQIDVFYYGLAIVVLVLNLFAYSLVWQYLLRPMSIKVGFIKTLLITWVGAFIEFFVPSEAVGEDVSKSYLMAKESGENTGKVVASVLGQRIISMLVTVIILVFCSISLFVMGLDIPSSVSVLMVLISVGTAIPLLFILLLCKKEKLSHKIIDLLIRFCVWVARGRLNREDLQAKAKTSLESFHQSIGILGKNPKILILPLLFSLASYFLSVLVSYFVFVSLGYFTINFILLTIVYSLSRSLQSIPTMLPGEVGFIEIVMTSLYIALLGPEAAAISAASTVLTRVLWVWFRLPLGFVALQWAIRRGLL; encoded by the coding sequence GTGGTTGAAACAGACACTTCAGCTGATAACAGTGAGTGGCTTCCCAAAAAGCAAACGTCACTCAAACGAGCTGTTCCCCTTTTGCTTTTGGGCTTGCTAGTTTTTGTTGGATACCTGTACTTTTTTGTTGACATACCTGAAATGCTCAAAATTATCCAGCAAATTGACGTTTTCTATTACGGTCTTGCAATTGTTGTTTTAGTCTTGAATCTGTTTGCATATTCTTTAGTTTGGCAGTACCTGTTGCGACCTATGTCGATTAAGGTTGGATTCATAAAAACTCTGTTAATCACCTGGGTTGGGGCTTTCATAGAATTCTTTGTTCCTTCAGAAGCAGTTGGAGAAGATGTTTCCAAAAGCTACTTGATGGCAAAAGAATCCGGTGAAAACACAGGAAAAGTAGTAGCATCCGTTCTGGGACAACGAATAATCTCGATGCTCGTAACTGTGATAATTCTTGTTTTTTGCTCCATCTCCTTGTTTGTTATGGGTCTTGATATTCCTTCAAGTGTCTCTGTTTTAATGGTGCTAATTTCTGTGGGCACCGCAATTCCCTTACTGTTCATCTTACTGTTATGCAAAAAAGAAAAACTCAGCCACAAAATAATTGACCTGCTGATACGTTTTTGTGTTTGGGTTGCCAGAGGTCGCCTAAACCGTGAAGACCTGCAAGCAAAAGCAAAAACTTCGTTAGAATCTTTTCACCAATCAATTGGTATCTTGGGCAAAAATCCCAAAATATTGATTCTGCCTTTGCTGTTTTCGTTGGCAAGTTATTTTCTGAGTGTGCTTGTGTCTTACTTTGTTTTCGTTTCCCTTGGATACTTCACAATCAACTTTATCCTACTAACAATCGTTTATTCTCTTAGCCGTAGCCTTCAAAGCATCCCTACCATGTTGCCCGGTGAAGTTGGATTCATAGAAATAGTAATGACCAGCCTTTACATCGCCCTTTTAGGACCCGAAGCTGCCGCAATAAGTGCTGCATCAACTGTTCTCACGCGGGTTTTGTGGGTGTGGTTTAGGCTTCCTCTTGGGTTTGTTGCTCTTCAATGGGCTATCCGCAGAGGACTACTATAG
- a CDS encoding radical SAM protein, producing the protein MNVNPLKLNMPLMRTLRLYSKIKLGVPSPLFVAWDVTYKCNLNCFFCDRQDFYRKKLGNDLTLEQAKLVIDNLVSADVMSIGITGGEALLRPDLEDIAQYATENGLVASLSTNGTLITKERAKKLVNLFQSISISFDGLSQIHDKVRGKKGAFEGAARGLKILAQTKPRNCAIGVNFVLNKHNFHQLQEVFETVTNFGADYFFVQPVIGSDSWAIPQDAVEGVMEQILEMKSKYSTKLSQSYYFLSHIPDYITGTVPKLCDAGTLYLAVNTEGKLFLCPGLTRIPENCVGSLLEHSMVDLLKSKRMKELKKTVALKCSPCLMNCTTEYSLLAKAPVKTLLSKYSSLRI; encoded by the coding sequence GTGAACGTAAATCCCCTTAAACTGAACATGCCTTTGATGCGCACGTTACGGCTTTATTCAAAAATTAAGTTAGGTGTGCCTTCGCCTTTGTTTGTTGCGTGGGATGTAACTTACAAGTGCAATTTGAACTGTTTTTTTTGTGACCGCCAAGACTTTTACCGAAAAAAATTAGGCAACGACCTGACCCTTGAGCAAGCAAAACTGGTCATTGACAATTTAGTTTCTGCAGATGTCATGTCAATTGGCATAACTGGTGGAGAAGCATTACTCAGACCCGACCTCGAAGACATTGCACAATACGCCACAGAAAACGGGTTGGTTGCTTCTTTGAGTACAAATGGAACTTTGATCACTAAAGAGCGGGCAAAAAAACTGGTTAACTTGTTTCAGTCTATTTCTATCTCTTTTGATGGGTTATCACAAATTCACGACAAAGTACGTGGAAAAAAAGGAGCGTTTGAGGGGGCGGCTCGGGGATTAAAGATTTTGGCACAAACCAAACCTCGTAACTGTGCCATTGGTGTTAACTTTGTTTTGAACAAACACAATTTTCATCAACTGCAGGAAGTGTTTGAAACTGTAACAAACTTCGGGGCAGACTACTTTTTTGTTCAACCCGTTATTGGTTCTGATTCTTGGGCTATTCCTCAAGATGCCGTTGAAGGTGTTATGGAGCAAATTTTGGAAATGAAATCAAAGTATAGCACCAAACTTTCCCAGTCTTACTATTTTTTGAGTCACATTCCTGATTACATCACTGGAACTGTTCCAAAACTTTGTGACGCTGGCACCTTGTATTTGGCGGTAAACACTGAAGGGAAACTGTTTTTGTGTCCTGGACTCACTCGCATACCAGAAAATTGTGTGGGTTCTTTGCTTGAGCATTCTATGGTTGACCTGCTGAAAAGCAAACGGATGAAAGAGCTTAAGAAAACTGTGGCCTTGAAATGCAGTCCCTGTTTGATGAATTGCACAACAGAATATTCTTTGCTTGCAAAAGCTCCTGTGAAGACTCTTCTTAGTAAATACAGCAGTTTAAGAATTTAA
- a CDS encoding radical SAM protein, with protein sequence MSTRELRLGQNEFSQFFSFIKGQPRDLIGFLTKPKAILNFILVELQHRFLKPSVVAGFPYHLTIETGNVCPLRCALCPTGQEKTDLPQGFLSFENFKKIIDELGDYLIFVELYNWGEPFLNKDFFRMVRYAKDHNILVTTSTNLNVFDDKICNELLRSGLNLLMVSLDGASQETVETYQRGNNFATVFSNLKQVIKQKRALNFQKPLVQWKYFVTRFTEKEISKAEQLAKEVGVDYIEFAKLLCDMSQRFFLDAKAQFENVKEWLPTDERYSAYSAASKQRKKALSNDCSSLWTRSVINWDGNVFPCCNVYGEKWKFGNAFEEGFSAVWNNRAYQASRERVARGISGNKKTICDICANNGAMQ encoded by the coding sequence ATGAGTACCCGTGAATTGAGGCTTGGTCAAAACGAGTTCAGCCAGTTTTTTTCTTTCATTAAGGGTCAGCCTCGAGATTTGATTGGGTTTTTAACTAAACCAAAAGCGATTCTTAACTTTATTTTGGTTGAGCTTCAGCATCGTTTTTTGAAGCCATCAGTTGTTGCTGGGTTCCCGTATCACTTGACTATTGAAACTGGAAACGTTTGCCCTTTACGTTGTGCATTGTGCCCAACTGGTCAAGAAAAAACAGATTTGCCCCAAGGGTTTCTTAGTTTTGAAAACTTTAAAAAAATCATTGACGAACTTGGGGATTACCTGATATTTGTTGAGTTATACAACTGGGGTGAACCCTTTCTGAACAAAGATTTTTTCCGGATGGTCCGGTACGCAAAAGACCACAACATTTTGGTGACCACAAGCACGAACCTGAACGTTTTTGATGACAAAATTTGCAATGAGTTGTTACGGTCTGGGTTAAACCTGTTGATGGTTTCTTTGGATGGGGCCAGTCAGGAAACTGTTGAGACTTATCAACGAGGAAACAATTTTGCCACCGTGTTTTCTAACCTAAAACAGGTAATCAAACAAAAACGGGCTTTGAATTTTCAAAAACCGTTGGTGCAGTGGAAATATTTTGTTACCCGATTCACAGAAAAAGAAATTTCCAAAGCAGAACAACTGGCCAAAGAGGTTGGCGTTGATTACATAGAATTTGCAAAACTTCTTTGTGACATGAGCCAGCGATTCTTTTTGGATGCTAAGGCTCAGTTTGAAAACGTGAAAGAATGGTTACCCACTGATGAACGTTATTCTGCATACAGCGCAGCTTCCAAACAACGCAAAAAAGCTCTAAGTAATGATTGTTCGTCGTTGTGGACGCGTTCTGTGATAAACTGGGATGGGAACGTTTTCCCTTGCTGTAACGTTTACGGAGAAAAATGGAAATTTGGAAACGCCTTTGAAGAAGGATTTTCTGCAGTTTGGAATAATCGGGCTTATCAGGCTTCACGGGAAAGGGTTGCTCGGGGAATTTCTGGAAACAAAAAAACGATTTGCGATATATGTGCAAACAATGGAGCCATGCAATAA